One stretch of Armigeres subalbatus isolate Guangzhou_Male chromosome 2, GZ_Asu_2, whole genome shotgun sequence DNA includes these proteins:
- the LOC134211005 gene encoding tetraspanin-18, with protein sequence MGCDCESCIAKTLLSVFNFVFFVLGSIVLGVGLWLVADKSSFIALLKMVESDQLEHFTQPAVIEQLAYFLIAIGAIMFFLSFLGYCGAIRESQCLLTTYGLFLIVILILEVTACGLAAAYKESAKTETKNYLQTTISKYYSSNDRNQSDAVTLMWNYLMSEMHCCGVDDYRDFNLSDKWNESKGTRVIPEACCMQTTLFDLLDKNCPYSPSDSNSYYKKGCYNALIDWIMYNRNLVIIVAIGVGLVQLVAIFLAFCLCKSIEKYRGMRL encoded by the exons ATGGGGTGCGACTGCGAATCATGCATAGCGAAAACGCTACTATCAGTGTTCAATTTCGTGTTCTTC GTTCTGGGATCCATTGTTCTAGGTGTGGGATTATGGCTTGTGGCCGACAAATCATCATTCATAGCGCTATTGAAAATGGTTGAAAGTGATCAGCTGGAG CACTTCACGCAGCCGGCAGTGATAGAACAGTTGGCGTACTTTTTGATCGCCATCGGGGCGATCATGTTCTTCCTGAGCTTTCTCGGATATTGCGGTGCGATACGAGAAAGTCAGTGCCTGCTAACCACG TACGGACTGTTCCTGATAGTGATACTGATACTGGAGGTTACCGCCTGTGGACTGGCGGCCGCCTACAAGGAGAGCGCCAAGACGGAAACGAAAAACTACTTGCAGACGACCATTTCCAAGTACTACTCGAGCAACGATCGCAACCAGTCCGACGCCGTGACGCTGATGTGGAACTATCTGATGTCCGAGATGCACTGCTGCGGGGTGGACGATTATCGGGACTTCAACCTGTCGGACAAGTGGAACGAGAGCAAGGGCACTCGGGTCATCCCGGAGGCGTGCTGCATGCAGACGACGCTGTTCGATCTATTGGACAAGAATTGTCCCTACTCGCCGTCGGACAGCAATAGCTATTACAAGAAG GGTTGCTACAATGCACTAATCGACTGGATAATGTACAACCGGAATTTGGTAATCATCGTGGCCATCGGAGTGGGTCTGGTGCAACTAGTGGCGATATTTCTAGCATTTTGTTTATGCAAATCAATCGAAAAGTATCGAGGAATGCGACTGTAA